A genome region from Trichosurus vulpecula isolate mTriVul1 chromosome 5, mTriVul1.pri, whole genome shotgun sequence includes the following:
- the UMAD1 gene encoding UBAP1-MVB12-associated (UMA)-domain containing protein 1, which produces MFHFFRKPSEPKKVPVPEREADGFVLLGDTTSEQRASPRSSLSEDAKQPSEADVGEQPSGSASGPPKDAEGQTVESSALVVELLRDVPFTLAPHVLAVQGTISDLPSHLLTSDVNDNLSRFLYDFTLENSVLCNP; this is translated from the exons ATGTTCCACTTCTTCCGAAAGCCCTCTGAGCCCAAGAAGGTGCCCGTGCCGGAGAGGGAAGCTGACGGATTCGTCCTTTTGG GTGACACAACAAGTGAGCAGAGAGCATCACCTCGAAGTAGCCTCTCAGAAGATGCAAAGCAGCCTTCCGAG GCAGACGTGGGAGAGCAGCCCAGTGGCAGTGCGTCGGGCCCTCCGAAGGATGCTGAAGGCCAGACCGTGGAGAGCAGCGCCCTCGTGGTAGAGCTGCTCAGGGATGTGCCCTTCACCCTGGCGCCCCATGTGTTGGCGGTGCAGGGCACCATCAGCGACCTCCCTAGCCACTTACTGACCTCTGACGTCAACGACAACTTGTCACGATTTTTGTACGATTTTACCCTGGAAAATTCTGTGCTGTGTAACCCCTAA